The sequence GCAGTACGCGCTGGATACCCACGTCCACGCCGACCACATCTCGGGCGTGCGCGACCTCGACGCGGAAGGTGTCGAGGGCGTCGTCCCCGAGGCGGCCGTCGAGCGGGGTGTCACGTACGCCGACGACCTGACGACCGCGGAAGACGGCGACAGCTTCGACGTCGGCAACGCAACCATCGAGGCAGTCTACACGCCCGGTCACACGACCGGGATGACGTCCTACCTCGTCGACGACAGCCTGCTCGCGACCGGCGACGGGCTCTTCGTCGAGAGCGTCGCCCGTCCCGACCTCGAAGGAGGCGACGAGGGCGCTCCCGATGCCGCGCGCATGCTCTACGAGTCTCTGCAGGAACGCGTGCTGACGCTCCCCGACGACACGCTGATCGGGGGCGCGCACTTCAGCGACGCCGCCGAACCAGCCGACGACGGCACGTACACGGCGCCTATCGGCCAGCTCGTCGAAGAGATGGACGCACTCACCGTGGACGAAGACGAGTTCGTCGACCTCGTCCTCTCGGACATGCCGCCGCGGCCCGCCAACTACGAGGACATCATCGCGACGAACCTCGGTCAGAACGCCGTCGACGACGACGAGGCGTTCACGCTCGAACTCGGACCGAACAACTGCGCGGCCAGCCAAGACTCCCTCGCGGGTGACTAACGACGCCGATGATCACTGACCCCGTACTGCTCCAAGCGGCCGCCGATCTGTTCCCCAACGGGATCAGTCGCTACGCCGTCGGGGGGCTACTCGTCGGCCTCGGAACCGTCGTCATCTACGTCGGGACCGGCATCCCCGCCGGAGCGAGCACGTTCCTCGAATCGACGCTGTCGTACGTCTCCGACCAGTCGCGGTTCCAACGGTACGTCGCCTCCCGCGACTGGCGACTCGTGTTCACGGCCGGAATCGTCCTGGGCGGACTCGCGTTCGCTGCGACGTTCCAGTCCGGCCTGGTCACGAGTTCGCTGTACGAGCCCGGAACGACCGGACAACTCTACGAAGTCGCCGGTCTGACGCTCTGGACGACGGACGTCCAACCGTGGCGGTTGTTCCTGGGCGGCATCCTGGTCGGCATCGGGACCCGCATCGGGAAAGGCTGTACGTCCGGCCACGGCGTCTGCGGCGTCGGATCGGCGTCGAAGACGTCGCTCGTCGGCGTGCTGACGTTCCTGACCGTGGCGATCGGCACCGCGCAGGTCGTCGCCGCACTCGGGGTGAGCCCGTAATGGCGGACCGCCATCCGCTGTTCAAGCCGCTGATCTTCGTCGGCGGCTTGATCTTCGGATTCGGGCTCGGATTCAGTCACATGGCGCGGCCGGAGGTCGTGTTGAACTTCCTCACGTTCGACGACCTCGGACTCCCGTTCGTCATGTTCGGTGCCGCAATCGTCTCGGGCATCGCGTTCGCGCTGCTGCCCCGGATTCGAGACGCAGCACCCCTCACGGGCGACCGCTACGAGCGTCGTCTGAAGCCGTTCGACCGGAACGTCCTCGTCGGCGGCGCCATCTTCGGCGTCGGCTGGGGACTGTCCGGTATCTGCCCGGGCGCCGCGTACGCGAGCCTCGGCGTCGGCAACGTCACCATCCTCTGGGCGCTCGCCGGGATGTTCCTCGGCGCGTACCTCCAGGGTTACTGGCGGAGTCGGAGCCAGACACGTGAAACCGCTGCGACCGGCGCAGACTAACTCTCCGTTTTATGGACCCCGCTCTCATCGCCCTCTTCGTCGGTGCAGCACTCGCAAGCCTGTTCATGGCGTGGGTCATCGGCGCCGGGTCGAGCGGCGCAACCCCGTTTGCGCCGGCCGTCGGCGCGAACGCCATCGCGACGATGCGGGCCGCCCTCCTGGTCGGTGTCTTCGGCTTCGCCGGCGCAGTCACTCAAGGCGGCAACGTCTCGGAAGCCGTCGGAAGTGGCCTCGTCGGCGGCATCAGTCTGCCTGTCGCGGGCGTTATCCTCGTGCTCGTGTTGGGCGCGGGACTGATGGCGGTCGGCATCACGACCGGCTATCCGATAGCAACCGCGTTCACCGTGACGGGTGCGGTCATCGGCGTCGGAATCGCGCTCGGCGGGACGCCGGTCTGGTCGAAGTACCAGCAGATCGCCGCCGTCTGGATACTGACGCCGTTCGTCGGCGGCGGTATCGCGTTCGCCATCGCGAGCCTTCTCCCGCGTCCCGACGTTCCCGAACGGTACAGTATTCCCGCTTTGGCCGGTCTCGTGGGTGCCGTTCTCGCGAACGTACAGTTTAGCTTCCTCGGTGAAGGGAGC comes from Halopelagius inordinatus and encodes:
- a CDS encoding YeeE/YedE family protein; amino-acid sequence: MADRHPLFKPLIFVGGLIFGFGLGFSHMARPEVVLNFLTFDDLGLPFVMFGAAIVSGIAFALLPRIRDAAPLTGDRYERRLKPFDRNVLVGGAIFGVGWGLSGICPGAAYASLGVGNVTILWALAGMFLGAYLQGYWRSRSQTRETAATGAD
- a CDS encoding MBL fold metallo-hydrolase, with protein sequence MNADDFPTPDIDVESVEPESLKDRIDAGEDVTLLDARMQSDYEEWRIDGENVTTINVPYFEFLEDDIGDDVLDQIPDDREVTVLCAKGGASEYVAGTLAERGYDVDHLEDGMNGWASIYEAVEVERYDGAGTLLQYQRPSSGCLGYLLYDDGEAAIIDPLRAFTERYLDDAEDLGVDLQYALDTHVHADHISGVRDLDAEGVEGVVPEAAVERGVTYADDLTTAEDGDSFDVGNATIEAVYTPGHTTGMTSYLVDDSLLATGDGLFVESVARPDLEGGDEGAPDAARMLYESLQERVLTLPDDTLIGGAHFSDAAEPADDGTYTAPIGQLVEEMDALTVDEDEFVDLVLSDMPPRPANYEDIIATNLGQNAVDDDEAFTLELGPNNCAASQDSLAGD
- a CDS encoding YeeE/YedE family protein; its protein translation is MITDPVLLQAAADLFPNGISRYAVGGLLVGLGTVVIYVGTGIPAGASTFLESTLSYVSDQSRFQRYVASRDWRLVFTAGIVLGGLAFAATFQSGLVTSSLYEPGTTGQLYEVAGLTLWTTDVQPWRLFLGGILVGIGTRIGKGCTSGHGVCGVGSASKTSLVGVLTFLTVAIGTAQVVAALGVSP